The following are from one region of the Rhodopirellula sp. P2 genome:
- a CDS encoding helix-turn-helix domain-containing protein, with protein sequence MKQFDTTRPEFAPYGFTCERWLPVAMPRADRHSEIELNFLASGSLTYLVGGHRDTIHAGQMGLFWAAIPHQIVEFDGGEPYFVVTLPLNEFMRSGIDPDIVNRTLQGEVLISSDHDERDFASFRRWESDLASQDLALSRAAQLEIQARLLRFARDKSIGGTGEPAGDLSSADQLACYIARHFHQALTSKAIAEAVGLHPNYAMNLFRKTFGISITSFITQHRLSEAQRLLVTTNQSVLDISLASGFQSLSRFNEVFRKTCGCSPRKFRANHRDP encoded by the coding sequence ATGAAGCAGTTCGATACGACTCGCCCCGAGTTTGCCCCCTATGGCTTCACCTGTGAAAGGTGGCTGCCTGTCGCGATGCCGCGTGCCGATCGGCACAGCGAAATCGAGCTGAATTTCTTAGCGTCCGGGTCGCTGACGTACTTGGTGGGCGGACACAGAGACACGATCCACGCCGGGCAGATGGGGCTCTTTTGGGCCGCCATTCCTCATCAAATTGTTGAGTTTGATGGGGGCGAGCCCTATTTCGTGGTGACGTTGCCGCTGAATGAATTCATGCGATCTGGGATCGACCCCGACATTGTGAACCGAACCCTCCAAGGCGAGGTGTTGATCAGTTCAGATCATGACGAGAGAGACTTCGCGTCTTTCCGGCGATGGGAGTCTGACTTGGCAAGTCAGGATCTCGCGCTGTCTCGTGCCGCACAACTCGAGATTCAAGCTCGTCTGCTTCGCTTCGCTCGTGACAAGTCGATTGGTGGGACCGGGGAGCCGGCAGGGGATCTCTCGAGTGCCGATCAGTTGGCTTGCTACATCGCTCGCCATTTTCACCAGGCGTTGACGTCCAAGGCGATCGCGGAGGCGGTCGGATTGCATCCGAACTATGCCATGAATCTGTTTCGAAAGACGTTTGGCATCTCGATCACCAGTTTCATCACTCAGCATCGCTTGTCGGAGGCCCAACGATTGCTTGTGACGACCAATCAATCGGTGCTCGATATCAGTTTGGCGTCAGGGTTTCAAAGTCTCAGCCGCTTCAACGAAGTGTTTCGAAAGACGTGCGGGTGTTCCCCCAGAAAGTTTCGAGCGAACCACCGCGATCCGTGA
- a CDS encoding sulfatase-like hydrolase/transferase — translation MRFLLILLGCLPLTISSADDSRPNIVLIMADDIGMEGLGCYGGVSYDTPALDQLASDGVRFTHAYSQPLCTPTRVQLMSGKYNHRNWKTFGILDPNVKTFGHRMKEEGYATAIFGKWQLQSYDPPGYPGSEERRGTGMHPQDAGFDRYALYHALHTEDKGSRYANPTMLEGEAGQGGELKTYPGQFGEDVWVKKTIDFLKQDRNEPAFVYYPMALPHWPFVPTPISDDWDPSQPVVEQLRYFKDMVEYMDVAVGNLIQGLQSNGLRENTVVIFYGDNGTHLKVVSKLSDGRSIQGGKGLTKQTGIHVPLIVSWPGHIQPRVSDKLIDASDFYPTLVELAGGKVAEDPTMDGISFAPELFGKDGPHKESLFFWYDPRPGEDKSQFTREVFALNRTHKYFRDGRLFRLTDRPLEEIAIDRDQTTAEDKAAIKQLRQRIADAMSGVDEPPLLDATGQPITQ, via the coding sequence ATGCGTTTTCTCCTGATCCTTCTTGGTTGCCTTCCGCTGACCATTTCGTCCGCCGACGATTCGCGGCCCAACATCGTGCTGATCATGGCCGACGACATCGGCATGGAAGGACTGGGGTGTTACGGCGGAGTCTCCTACGACACGCCAGCCCTGGATCAGTTGGCCAGCGATGGAGTCCGGTTCACACACGCGTATTCGCAACCGCTGTGCACCCCGACTCGTGTTCAATTGATGTCGGGCAAGTACAACCATCGCAACTGGAAGACATTTGGAATCCTCGATCCAAACGTGAAAACCTTTGGTCACCGTATGAAGGAGGAAGGTTACGCCACGGCGATCTTTGGCAAGTGGCAATTGCAATCCTACGACCCGCCCGGATACCCCGGGTCAGAAGAACGCCGCGGAACCGGAATGCATCCCCAAGACGCGGGCTTTGACCGATACGCTCTGTACCACGCCTTGCACACCGAAGACAAAGGCTCACGCTACGCCAACCCAACCATGCTGGAAGGCGAAGCAGGGCAGGGCGGTGAGCTGAAAACCTATCCCGGCCAATTTGGCGAAGATGTCTGGGTGAAAAAGACAATCGACTTCCTCAAGCAAGATCGCAATGAGCCGGCGTTCGTCTATTACCCCATGGCTCTGCCGCACTGGCCATTTGTCCCAACGCCAATCAGCGACGACTGGGATCCATCCCAACCAGTCGTGGAGCAACTGAGGTACTTCAAGGACATGGTCGAGTACATGGACGTTGCGGTTGGGAACTTGATTCAGGGGCTGCAGTCCAATGGTTTGCGAGAGAACACGGTCGTCATCTTTTACGGTGACAACGGAACGCACCTGAAAGTGGTTTCCAAGCTTTCCGATGGACGGTCAATCCAAGGAGGCAAAGGGCTGACCAAACAGACCGGCATCCACGTCCCTTTGATCGTGTCGTGGCCTGGGCATATCCAGCCCCGTGTGAGTGACAAGCTGATCGACGCATCCGATTTTTATCCGACGTTGGTTGAACTGGCAGGCGGCAAAGTGGCGGAAGACCCAACGATGGACGGCATCAGTTTCGCGCCAGAATTGTTCGGCAAAGACGGCCCGCACAAAGAGTCCTTGTTCTTTTGGTACGACCCTCGTCCAGGCGAAGACAAATCGCAATTCACTCGGGAAGTGTTTGCACTCAATCGCACGCACAAGTACTTCCGCGATGGCCGCTTATTCCGTCTCACAGATCGGCCACTGGAAGAGATCGCCATCGACCGGGACCAGACCACCGCCGAAGACAAAGCCGCGATCAAACAACTTCGGCAGCGGATTGCCGATGCGATGTCAGGGGTCGACGAACCACCGCTGCTGGATGCCACTGGGCAACCGATCACACAGTGA
- a CDS encoding lipid-binding SYLF domain-containing protein, translated as MESSPQPRICFSRRIAMAAAIILVGWTQPVSAQVVEEQTVQSATAVLNETMSSPLSQIPAQMLQDCHGVAIVPNVIKGSFIVGARHGKGLLFIRDPDGTWHAPVFITLTGGNVGWQVGVQASDIILVFKTARSVQGILSGKLTLGGDASAAAGPVGRQAAVATDGQLQAEIYTYSRSRGLFAGVSIDGTVVRVDQVATGMYYQSPAPGQPVVIPTSAAQLTQAVARYAGQQAQVTPPEPQSQFAQQYRSDRPAVLQDQLLQIAPELFKLLDPQWTAHLALPLSANPNQAPDPQALAATVARYDQVANDPQYASLAARPEFQSVYSLLKYYQHALTPNAQTIQLPPPPENR; from the coding sequence ATGGAGTCCTCTCCCCAACCGCGAATTTGCTTCTCTCGGCGCATTGCGATGGCGGCGGCTATCATCCTGGTCGGATGGACGCAGCCCGTCTCAGCCCAGGTGGTCGAGGAACAAACGGTCCAATCCGCGACCGCCGTCCTGAATGAAACCATGTCCTCGCCCCTGAGCCAAATCCCGGCTCAGATGCTGCAAGATTGCCACGGGGTCGCGATCGTCCCCAACGTGATCAAAGGCAGCTTCATCGTCGGAGCTCGACATGGAAAAGGACTGCTCTTCATCCGTGATCCCGATGGCACCTGGCACGCCCCTGTGTTCATCACCTTGACGGGTGGCAATGTCGGTTGGCAAGTCGGCGTGCAAGCCTCGGACATCATCCTGGTCTTCAAAACGGCGCGCAGCGTGCAAGGCATCTTGTCCGGCAAACTCACGCTGGGTGGTGACGCATCCGCAGCAGCGGGCCCGGTCGGACGTCAAGCCGCCGTGGCCACCGACGGTCAACTGCAAGCGGAAATCTACACCTACTCTCGAAGCCGTGGCCTGTTCGCCGGCGTCTCGATTGATGGAACCGTCGTGCGGGTCGATCAAGTCGCAACCGGCATGTACTACCAAAGCCCCGCCCCTGGACAACCGGTGGTCATCCCCACCTCGGCAGCCCAATTGACGCAGGCCGTTGCCCGTTACGCTGGTCAACAAGCCCAGGTCACGCCTCCCGAACCCCAATCGCAGTTCGCTCAACAATACCGAAGCGATCGGCCCGCGGTACTGCAGGACCAATTGCTGCAAATCGCTCCCGAGTTGTTCAAACTGCTGGATCCCCAATGGACAGCGCACTTGGCACTGCCGCTGTCCGCCAATCCCAACCAAGCCCCTGATCCCCAAGCCTTGGCGGCCACGGTTGCACGCTACGACCAAGTCGCCAACGACCCGCAATATGCCTCCTTGGCGGCACGCCCGGAATTCCAATCCGTCTACAGTCTGCTCAAGTACTACCAGCACGCACTGACCCCCAACGCGCAAACGATCCAGCTGCCACCTCCGCCGGAGAATCGTTGA
- a CDS encoding HdeD family acid-resistance protein has protein sequence MSDSEPKDPLRNVLVDVASLWWLPLIRGLLLLVLGIYALFQPGMTLATFAQVAGFFLAFDGVMAIIAGAVGDTPSRMGTIVRGVIEVLAGVFVFANPMLVAGLTATIVISVIGAMVIVSGVVEIAAAIQDRRHIQGEGWLILAGILSVLIGIALLVAPMGFGLTLVRVLGALAIVSSIAMIAFAFRLRSLGSRISQG, from the coding sequence ATGTCTGATTCGGAACCGAAGGATCCCCTGCGGAACGTGCTCGTTGATGTGGCGTCACTCTGGTGGTTGCCGCTGATCCGAGGTTTGTTGTTGTTGGTGTTGGGGATCTACGCCTTGTTTCAACCCGGGATGACCTTGGCAACGTTCGCCCAGGTCGCAGGATTCTTCTTGGCCTTCGATGGGGTCATGGCCATCATTGCGGGAGCGGTCGGCGACACCCCGTCCCGGATGGGGACAATCGTCCGGGGTGTGATCGAAGTCTTGGCGGGGGTGTTTGTGTTCGCCAACCCAATGCTGGTCGCAGGGTTGACGGCAACGATCGTGATCAGCGTGATTGGCGCGATGGTGATTGTCTCGGGCGTGGTCGAAATTGCGGCCGCGATTCAAGATCGCCGGCACATCCAAGGCGAAGGTTGGTTGATCTTGGCCGGGATTCTTTCCGTGTTGATCGGCATTGCTCTGTTGGTCGCACCGATGGGATTTGGGCTGACGTTGGTGCGGGTTCTGGGAGCGTTGGCGATTGTCTCCAGCATTGCGATGATCGCGTTCGCGTTCCGATTGAGATCGTTGGGAAGCCGGATCTCTCAGGGCTAA
- a CDS encoding SGNH/GDSL hydrolase family protein, with product MKTRWFILVAVLPWFVVPVKAQEKVVDSIGNLDPEMAAGRTVEDGVAWYDVEEQNIEGRILPDQERARWFDRFPVSANGSVTSNVWNLSRHSAGMMVRFKTDSTALHAHYKLLNSSLAMPHMPATGVSGVDFYARDGEGNWRWVQVTRPTSQEVKAKVIDSLAPGMREYAAYLPLYNGVESLKIGVSPDSKFEQLPPREKPIVFYGTSITHGACASRPGMVHTGILGRRFDRPVVNLGFSGNGKMDAEVGDYLVQIDAAVYVIDCLPNMNAAMVSEKCVPLVKQIRKAKPNTPIVLVEDRRNTNSWILPARDAHHTANHQALQAAYKSLLADGVTGLHYIAGDELYGTDGEGATDGSHASDLGFMRQADVFDPVLRKAMGGE from the coding sequence ATGAAGACTCGTTGGTTCATCCTCGTCGCTGTGCTGCCTTGGTTTGTCGTTCCAGTCAAGGCTCAAGAAAAAGTCGTCGACTCGATCGGCAATCTGGATCCGGAGATGGCAGCCGGCCGAACCGTCGAAGACGGCGTCGCTTGGTATGACGTAGAGGAGCAGAACATCGAAGGACGAATCCTGCCCGATCAAGAACGGGCGCGATGGTTCGATCGCTTTCCTGTTTCTGCCAATGGTTCGGTGACTTCAAACGTTTGGAACCTGAGTCGTCATTCGGCGGGCATGATGGTTCGCTTCAAAACGGATTCCACTGCCCTTCATGCTCACTACAAACTGCTCAACAGCAGTTTGGCGATGCCGCATATGCCCGCAACCGGAGTCAGCGGGGTGGACTTTTATGCTCGCGACGGGGAAGGCAATTGGCGATGGGTGCAGGTCACTCGCCCGACATCGCAAGAGGTCAAGGCAAAGGTCATCGATTCATTGGCACCGGGGATGCGTGAGTACGCCGCCTACCTGCCTCTGTACAACGGTGTCGAGTCTTTGAAGATCGGGGTCTCGCCGGACAGCAAGTTTGAGCAGTTGCCGCCCCGCGAAAAGCCAATTGTGTTTTACGGGACCAGCATCACGCATGGAGCCTGTGCGAGTCGTCCGGGAATGGTGCACACCGGGATCCTGGGACGCCGTTTTGATCGTCCAGTCGTGAACCTCGGGTTCTCTGGCAACGGAAAGATGGACGCGGAGGTGGGCGACTACTTGGTTCAGATTGACGCCGCGGTCTACGTCATCGATTGCTTGCCCAACATGAATGCGGCGATGGTGTCAGAAAAATGTGTTCCGTTGGTCAAGCAAATCCGCAAAGCGAAACCCAACACACCGATCGTTCTGGTGGAAGATCGCCGGAACACGAACAGTTGGATCTTGCCCGCACGGGATGCTCATCACACCGCGAATCACCAGGCCTTGCAGGCCGCGTACAAGTCACTGCTGGCCGACGGCGTGACTGGGCTGCACTACATCGCCGGCGATGAGCTGTATGGAACCGATGGCGAGGGCGCAACCGATGGCTCTCACGCCAGCGACCTTGGCTTTATGCGTCAGGCCGACGTTTTTGATCCCGTGCTTCGAAAAGCAATGGGTGGGGAGTGA
- a CDS encoding Lpg1974 family pore-forming outer membrane protein has protein sequence MLCSQLCLILIAFGWTSPLRADDDPVLTLSDIQGSGTNDFQSEAAPVGFSEIQPIDLESQFAEMQMRIQELESDRFSGRNTLQRAKLGLQSRPEEGRLFASFESVLVQPTQSNSTAIIVQTDDGFSHIGFPWQVEHSPRVQFGRDAANDTLGWRVRFWEFRHSDGLIANDANGLIPTGNEGTAGYFIENGDILTGLAFINEGEFQSTVRTDVIDWELQRRIANPVDFYAGIRYAKVAQGYFASTDEGTIQGHSQFRGMGPTMALHINHVLPVENLQLFANLRGSMLYGARKFSATDSLTPLGNVRQTIGDIDLRPGDDSADSLVANAEMQMGLRIVMTDHFSMTVAMEAMHYNGVGGPNPTGVFTGPDGGLNGDSPMDDNLGFLGLTVGSQLVW, from the coding sequence TTGTTGTGCTCGCAACTGTGCCTGATTCTGATTGCGTTTGGATGGACAAGTCCTCTCCGTGCCGACGACGATCCTGTGCTCACCCTGTCGGACATCCAGGGTTCCGGTACAAACGATTTCCAAAGCGAAGCAGCACCGGTTGGTTTCAGCGAGATTCAACCGATCGATCTGGAATCCCAATTCGCAGAGATGCAAATGCGAATCCAAGAGTTGGAATCCGATCGATTCTCGGGTCGCAACACGCTGCAACGAGCGAAATTGGGGCTTCAATCAAGACCGGAAGAAGGACGCCTGTTTGCCAGCTTTGAAAGCGTTCTCGTCCAACCCACTCAGAGCAACAGCACCGCGATCATCGTGCAAACCGATGACGGGTTCTCACACATCGGGTTCCCCTGGCAAGTCGAGCACAGTCCCCGCGTTCAATTTGGCCGCGACGCCGCGAACGACACGCTTGGTTGGCGAGTTCGATTCTGGGAATTCCGTCACTCCGACGGCTTGATCGCCAATGATGCCAATGGATTGATCCCAACCGGCAACGAAGGCACGGCAGGCTACTTCATCGAAAACGGTGACATCCTGACCGGACTCGCCTTCATCAACGAAGGCGAATTTCAAAGCACTGTGCGCACCGACGTGATCGACTGGGAACTCCAACGCCGAATTGCCAACCCCGTGGATTTCTACGCCGGCATTCGGTACGCCAAAGTCGCTCAAGGTTACTTCGCCTCCACCGACGAGGGCACCATTCAAGGCCACTCGCAATTCCGTGGGATGGGGCCGACAATGGCATTGCATATCAACCATGTCCTGCCTGTTGAAAACCTGCAACTCTTCGCGAACCTTCGCGGCTCAATGCTCTACGGGGCCCGCAAGTTCTCTGCCACGGACAGCCTCACGCCGCTGGGCAACGTTCGCCAAACCATCGGCGACATTGACTTGCGGCCCGGCGACGACTCGGCGGACTCCTTGGTTGCCAACGCCGAGATGCAAATGGGGCTTCGGATCGTGATGACGGATCACTTCTCAATGACCGTTGCGATGGAAGCCATGCACTACAACGGCGTCGGCGGACCCAACCCAACGGGCGTGTTCACTGGCCCCGACGGCGGCCTCAACGGAGACTCGCCGATGGACGACAACCTTGGATTCCTTGGTTTGACCGTGGGATCTCAGTTGGTTTGGTAG
- a CDS encoding sulfatase family protein: MHRFFVALLVCCITSSVVAQSPPNLVLIIADDMNWDDCGAYGHPAIRTPNIDRLAAEGMRFEHAYLTTNSCSPSRASIITGKYPHNTGAEQLHWPLPENSDTFVERLQASGYYTAAAGKWHMGDAVRDHFDKIYEASTAGFVLPSGKDGQPAKMIAAQPSGCEDWERACEERPKDQPFFLWLAALDPHREYNDGALDPPHTHDDVIVPAHLPDVADVREDLRLYYDEIGRLDLYVGKVMQKLKEQGVDDSTVVLFISDNGRPFPRDKTSLYDGGIRTPWIVRYPDQVQAGQTTKALVSAVDIGATFLELAGVEGGETFSASSQSFVPVLKDSTQPHREFAFAEDHWHDYEDHARAVATQQYKLIRNDYVDLPPTPSADAGRGLTWQAMLRLHDAGELTPEQEACFSSPRAKWELYDLQRDPGELQNRLDDPAYQSVRAQLQSALADWTERTGDYLPSRRTPDEFDRVTGEPDHSVRVRPRPSKKEMFGTNGAY; this comes from the coding sequence GTGCACCGATTCTTTGTTGCTCTGCTTGTTTGTTGCATCACCTCGTCCGTGGTGGCTCAGTCCCCTCCCAACCTTGTTCTGATCATCGCGGATGACATGAACTGGGATGATTGCGGGGCCTATGGGCACCCGGCCATCCGCACGCCCAACATTGATCGATTGGCGGCGGAGGGCATGCGTTTTGAACACGCCTACCTGACCACCAACTCATGCAGCCCGTCCCGGGCCAGCATCATCACGGGCAAGTACCCACACAACACGGGGGCCGAGCAATTGCATTGGCCGTTGCCCGAAAATAGTGACACGTTTGTCGAGCGTTTGCAGGCTTCCGGTTACTACACCGCCGCGGCAGGCAAGTGGCACATGGGTGACGCCGTTCGTGATCATTTTGACAAAATCTACGAAGCCTCCACGGCTGGTTTTGTGTTGCCGTCCGGCAAAGACGGCCAGCCCGCGAAAATGATCGCGGCGCAGCCCAGCGGCTGCGAAGATTGGGAGCGAGCCTGTGAGGAACGTCCCAAAGATCAACCCTTTTTCCTGTGGTTGGCGGCTCTGGACCCGCACCGCGAATACAACGACGGGGCGTTGGATCCACCCCACACTCATGACGATGTCATTGTTCCGGCTCACCTTCCGGATGTGGCTGATGTTCGCGAAGACCTGCGGCTTTACTATGACGAGATTGGTCGCTTGGACCTTTATGTCGGCAAGGTCATGCAGAAGCTGAAGGAACAGGGCGTTGATGACAGCACGGTGGTGCTTTTCATCAGCGACAATGGGCGTCCGTTTCCTCGGGACAAGACGTCTCTCTACGACGGAGGGATTCGCACTCCGTGGATCGTTCGCTATCCCGATCAAGTCCAGGCGGGCCAGACGACGAAGGCCCTGGTCAGTGCGGTCGACATTGGTGCCACATTCCTGGAATTGGCTGGAGTAGAAGGCGGTGAAACGTTCTCCGCATCCAGTCAAAGTTTTGTTCCGGTTTTGAAAGACAGCACTCAACCGCATCGCGAATTCGCCTTTGCGGAAGATCACTGGCACGATTACGAGGATCACGCTCGCGCCGTTGCGACGCAGCAATACAAATTGATTCGCAACGACTATGTCGATCTGCCTCCGACGCCATCCGCTGACGCGGGACGAGGCCTGACTTGGCAAGCCATGCTGCGTCTGCATGACGCGGGAGAACTCACGCCGGAGCAGGAGGCTTGTTTCAGCTCGCCTCGCGCGAAATGGGAACTCTATGACCTGCAGCGTGATCCGGGGGAACTGCAAAACCGATTGGATGATCCCGCCTATCAATCTGTGCGTGCTCAATTGCAGTCGGCACTCGCCGATTGGACCGAGCGAACCGGCGACTACCTGCCGAGTCGCCGAACGCCTGATGAGTTTGACCGTGTAACGGGCGAGCCGGACCACTCCGTTCGCGTCCGCCCGCGTCCCTCTAAGAAGGAAATGTTCGGAACGAACGGGGCCTATTGA
- a CDS encoding sulfatase family protein has protein sequence MKYILPALLVFAIGAVDAVSTFADDRPNVLWITIEDWSADLSCYGTKGIHTPNVDKLASEGIRYERAFTTSPVCSTSRSAMMTGFHQNYIGANQHREYDKQPLPHGVRPIPHLFADAGYFTALMSYKTDCNFVPHRKDELFEGTDWKQRADGQPFFARITFGGTHRQWKRDPQRPITIEDVELPPYYPDTPFVRRDWANGLEQMQLVDREVGQLLQRLSEEGLADNTIVFFIGDHGRCHIRGKQFLYDGGIRIPMIMRWPGKVTPGDVSDEMVMSIDICATILEAAGIEAPVPLHGKNLLSEEVRNRQYVFAARDKMDETHDAMRAIRSADFKLIHNLMPERAYCQYNQYKEGAYPVLAEMNVMHMRGELTPEQAAFFAASKPELELYDLRTDPHEVHNVAEDPKYASVREEMLQELNRWRNEVILDQGVSDDFRALDVFPESLPAGSVDEWAHANADKYDYEKFGWPSWYPTRTLAQWELARKAWEPWVFRDVNSKMQRPGVTIREQQRNQKKKK, from the coding sequence ATGAAATACATCCTTCCTGCTCTTTTGGTTTTCGCCATCGGTGCCGTGGACGCGGTTTCCACGTTCGCGGATGACCGCCCCAACGTCCTTTGGATCACCATCGAAGATTGGTCGGCAGACCTGTCTTGTTACGGCACGAAAGGCATTCACACCCCCAACGTGGACAAACTGGCTTCCGAAGGAATCCGCTACGAACGTGCTTTCACGACTTCTCCGGTTTGTTCGACCTCGCGTTCAGCGATGATGACGGGGTTCCATCAGAACTACATCGGTGCCAATCAACACCGCGAATATGACAAACAACCGTTGCCGCATGGCGTCCGTCCGATCCCGCATCTGTTTGCCGATGCGGGCTACTTCACCGCTTTGATGAGCTACAAAACCGACTGCAATTTCGTGCCCCATCGGAAGGACGAGTTGTTCGAGGGCACCGATTGGAAACAAAGAGCTGACGGACAACCCTTCTTTGCTCGGATCACGTTCGGTGGCACTCACCGGCAATGGAAGCGTGACCCGCAACGGCCGATCACAATTGAAGATGTTGAGTTGCCGCCTTACTATCCCGACACGCCATTTGTCAGACGGGATTGGGCGAATGGTTTGGAACAGATGCAATTGGTCGACCGCGAGGTGGGGCAGCTGCTGCAGCGTTTGAGCGAGGAAGGCCTTGCTGACAACACGATCGTCTTCTTCATCGGCGATCATGGTCGATGTCACATTCGCGGCAAGCAATTTCTTTACGACGGTGGGATTCGTATTCCCATGATCATGCGTTGGCCTGGCAAAGTCACTCCGGGCGACGTCAGCGATGAGATGGTGATGTCGATTGACATTTGCGCCACGATCTTGGAAGCCGCCGGAATCGAAGCTCCCGTGCCATTGCATGGCAAAAATCTGTTGAGCGAAGAGGTTCGGAATCGTCAGTACGTCTTCGCAGCCCGCGACAAAATGGACGAAACGCACGATGCGATGCGAGCGATCCGTTCTGCTGATTTCAAGCTGATCCATAACTTGATGCCCGAGCGAGCCTACTGCCAATACAACCAGTACAAGGAAGGGGCCTACCCGGTGCTGGCCGAAATGAACGTCATGCACATGCGTGGTGAACTCACCCCCGAACAAGCGGCATTTTTCGCCGCGTCCAAACCAGAGTTGGAACTGTACGACTTGCGAACCGATCCGCACGAAGTTCACAACGTCGCCGAGGATCCCAAGTACGCCAGTGTTCGCGAGGAAATGCTTCAGGAACTCAACCGCTGGCGAAATGAGGTGATCCTTGATCAAGGCGTCAGCGACGACTTTCGTGCCTTGGATGTCTTCCCCGAATCGCTGCCTGCCGGTTCGGTGGACGAATGGGCTCACGCGAATGCGGACAAGTACGACTACGAAAAATTCGGATGGCCGAGTTGGTACCCGACCCGCACACTAGCGCAATGGGAACTCGCTCGCAAAGCTTGGGAGCCCTGGGTTTTCCGCGATGTGAATTCGAAAATGCAACGACCAGGCGTGACGATTCGCGAACAGCAACGAAATCAAAAGAAAAAGAAGTGA
- a CDS encoding Gfo/Idh/MocA family oxidoreductase translates to MNIAQASKSRRDFLKTAGVASAATLTPWALPARQSLAKSPNERKRFALIGVGGNGTRTAPVGKEFADLVALCDVDQEHLKYGNELLCDGKAELFRDYREVLSRDDIDLVQISTPDHWHAKILIEAMLAGKDAYCEKPLTLTIDEGKLVRKVQQQTGRVVQVGTQQRSSFDKFNHALAIIAEGRLGKLKRLVVGIDAGGWSPEIPVAEVPEGLDWDRWLGPGPEMEYRYALDAKRSDKNYTNGHTHFRWWYEHSGGKLTDWGAHHVDIAMLGIAAAGQSNDPVSVDGTAQHDVEFRDGMPLQNNRYNTARTFDLKVAFADGDVEMNIRHDVDNGILFEGERGRIFVNRGKLVGKPVEDLKTNPLAEDAIAKIYRGMPMEGNDRPAHWANFMHAIDNRVLPISDVHSHMKMLNVCHLAGICCRLGRKVEWDQATESVVGDEQAAAMMKRPYRAGYEIDM, encoded by the coding sequence ATGAACATTGCTCAAGCCTCGAAGTCTCGTCGTGATTTTCTGAAGACCGCTGGTGTTGCTTCTGCGGCGACCCTGACTCCATGGGCATTGCCCGCTCGGCAATCTCTCGCGAAATCACCGAATGAACGCAAGCGATTTGCGTTGATCGGGGTAGGAGGGAACGGGACACGAACCGCTCCGGTGGGCAAAGAATTCGCGGACTTGGTCGCGCTGTGCGATGTGGACCAAGAGCATCTGAAATACGGCAATGAGTTGCTGTGTGATGGCAAAGCAGAATTGTTTCGCGACTATCGCGAGGTGCTTTCCCGTGATGACATCGACTTGGTTCAGATCTCAACGCCAGATCACTGGCACGCGAAAATTTTGATTGAGGCGATGTTGGCGGGCAAAGATGCCTACTGCGAAAAGCCGCTGACCTTGACGATCGACGAAGGCAAACTGGTTCGGAAAGTCCAGCAGCAGACCGGACGTGTTGTGCAAGTTGGAACGCAGCAGCGCAGCAGTTTTGACAAGTTCAATCATGCTCTGGCGATCATCGCGGAAGGACGACTCGGCAAACTCAAACGCCTGGTCGTCGGAATTGATGCGGGGGGATGGAGTCCGGAGATTCCGGTGGCAGAGGTGCCCGAGGGATTGGATTGGGATCGTTGGTTGGGCCCGGGCCCTGAAATGGAATATCGCTACGCGTTAGACGCCAAGCGGTCGGATAAGAATTACACCAACGGGCACACCCATTTTCGTTGGTGGTACGAACATTCCGGTGGCAAACTAACCGACTGGGGCGCCCACCACGTCGACATCGCCATGTTGGGGATCGCGGCAGCAGGACAGAGCAACGATCCCGTGTCGGTCGATGGGACCGCCCAACACGACGTTGAATTTCGCGATGGGATGCCGCTGCAAAACAATCGCTACAACACCGCGCGAACGTTTGATCTGAAGGTGGCGTTTGCGGATGGTGATGTCGAGATGAACATTCGCCACGACGTCGACAACGGGATCTTGTTTGAAGGCGAACGCGGCCGAATCTTCGTCAATCGTGGCAAGCTGGTTGGCAAACCCGTCGAGGATTTGAAGACGAACCCGCTGGCCGAAGACGCGATTGCCAAAATCTATCGCGGGATGCCGATGGAAGGAAATGATCGTCCAGCACACTGGGCCAACTTCATGCACGCGATCGACAATCGTGTGCTGCCGATTTCCGACGTGCATTCTCACATGAAAATGCTCAACGTGTGCCACTTGGCCGGTATCTGTTGTCGGTTGGGACGCAAGGTCGAGTGGGATCAAGCAACCGAAAGTGTCGTGGGGGATGAGCAGGCCGCTGCGATGATGAAACGACCGTACCGGGCCGGCTACGAAATCGACATGTGA